TCGGCCGCACCGCCGACAACAACCTCGACGGCGCCGTCGGCCACAACAACGAGTGGCAGGCCATGCTGCGCATGAACTTCAACCTGTACGCCGGTGGCAGCAACAAGGCCGACCTCGAGTCGAAGTCGTACCTGGCCAACCAGGCCCTGGATATTCGCAACAACGCCTTGCGCCAGCTCAATGAGGAGTTAGGCTTGGCATGGAATGCTCTGGACAACGCCAACGCCCAGGTGCCGATCGCCCAGCAGTACGTCGATCACAGCAACCGCGTGCGCAGTGCCTACCAGCAGCAGTTCAGCCTGGGCGAGCGAACCCTGCTCGACCTGCTCGACAGCGAGAATGAAACCTTCACCGCCCAGCGTCGTCTGGTAGAGGTGAAGAACACGCAAATGTTTACTCAGTACCGAATCAAGGCGACCATTGGCCAACTGCTCAAGAGCCAGGGTGTCGTAGCCCCGATGGCCGCCGTTGTGCAGAACGACCTGAAACCCAAGGTGAACCTGCCAGGCATGAACTGAAAGGCGCCTTGAACCAACCCCGCAAGGATGAAGAGAGCGCCGCGTGGAATCCGAAGTCAGTCGAGTCCAACTCAGCCACGATCCACGCAGTCAGCATGACGACCCGCTGCTGGACAGTCTGCTGACCCTGTGTGTCCTGCATCAGAAGCCCGCCAGCCGGGCCATGCTGACCACCGGGCTACCCTTGCCCTCCCAACGCCTGACCGCCGAGCTGCTGCCCCGTGCCGCCGCTCGCGCCGGGCTGCAGGGGCGGTTGCTGCAGCGCAAGCTGGAGCAGATCCCGAGCATCGCCATGCCGGCCATGCTGCTGCTCAAGGAAGGCCGCTGCGCCGTCCTGCTGGGCTGGGAGAACGACGACACCGCGCGCCTGCTGCTCAGCGAAAGCGACGGCGGCGAGGTGCTGGTGACCCGCGAAGCCTTGCAGGGCGACTACAGCGGCAAGGTGTTCTTCGCCCAGCCGCAGCACAAGTTCGACGTCAACCACGGCAACCTGATTCCACGGGCGCGCTCATGGTTCCGTGACACCCTGCTGCGCAGCAAGTGGCTGTACATCGATGCCATCGCCGCCAGCCTGGTGATCAACCTGATCGCCCTGGCCGCGCCGCTGTTCGTGATGAACGTGTACGACCGCGTGGTGCCCAACCAGGCCACCTCGACCCTGTGGGTGCTGGCGGTCGGCATCGCCGGCGCCTACGTCTTCGACCTGATTCTCAAGGGGCTGCGCAGCCTCTGCCTGGACCTGGCCGGCAAGAAGACCGACCTGATCATCTCGGCGACGCTGTTCGAGCGCATCGTCGGCATGGCCATGAAGTATCGCCCGGCGCGGGTCGGCAGCTTCGCCCAGAACATCCATGAGTTCCAGGGCCTGCGCGACTTCCTCGCCTCGCTGACCCTGACCAGCCTGATCGACTTGCCGTTCACCTTGCTGATCCTGATGGTCATCGCCATCATCGGCGGGCACCTGGTGTGGATCCCGATCCTGGCCTTCCCATTGGCCCTGGGGATCGGCTATGCCTTGCAGAAGCCGCTGATGTCGACCATGGAGCGCACCATGGCGCTGGCCTCCGAGCGCCAGTCGAGCCTGATCGAAACCCTCGCCGGGCTGGACGCGGTCAAGGTCAACAACGCCGAGAGTGAGCGCCAGTACATGTGGGAGCAGACCCTCGGCACCCTCAGCCGCCTGGAACTGCGGGTCAAGGTGCTGTCGGGCCTGGCCATGAACATCACCGCGTTGATCCAGCAACTGGCCGGCGTGGCGATGATCTGCGTGGGCGTGTACCTGATCATCGACGGCAACCTCAGCATGGGCGGCCTGGTGGCCTGCTACATGCTCAGCGGCCGCGCCCTCGGCCCATTGGGCTCGCTCAATGGCCTGCTGGCCCGCTACCAGCAAGCCAAAGTGACCATGGTCGCCACCGACCAGATGATGGAACTGCCCCAGGAGCGCAACTTCGAGGAACGCCCGCTGAGCCGCCAGGTGCTGCAGGGCGCCATCGAGTTCCGCGGCGTCGAGTTCACCTACCCCAACCAGCAGAACCAGGCGCTCAAGGGCATCAACCTGAGCATTCGCCCGGGCGAGAAGGTCGGCATCATCGGCCGCAGCGGCTCGGGCAAGAGTTCGCTGGCCAAGCTGATCGTCGGTTTGTACGAGCCGGACAACGGCTCGCTGCTGGTCGATGGCGTGGACATTCGCCAGATCGACGTCAGCGAACTGCGCCACAACATCGGCTACGTGCCCCAGGACATCCAGCTGCTGGCCGGCACCCTGCGGGACAACCTGGTCAGCGGTGCCCGCTACATCGAGGATGAGCTGATCCTGCAGGCCGCGGAGTTGGCCGGCGTACACGAATTCGCTCGCCTGCACCCCGACGGCTACGAACTGCAGGTCGGCGAACGGGGCCAGAACCTTTCCGGCGGCCAGCGGCAGAACGTTGCCCTGGGCCGGGCGCTGTTGCTCAACCCGCAGATCCTGCTGCTCGACGAACCCACCAGCGCCATGGACAACACCGGCGAGGAGCGCCTCAAGCAGCGCCTGGCGGCGGTTGTCGAAGGCAAGACCGTGTTGCTGGTCACCCACCGCGCCTCGTTGTTGTCGCTGGTGGACCGGCTGATCGTCATCGATCGTGGACAGATTGTCGCGGATGGCCCGAAAGCCGCCGTCATGGATGCGCTGAAGAAGGGGCAGATCAGTGTTGCATAAGCTGGATATGGGGCGTTTCAAGGACAGCCTGCGCCGTTATTTCAAAGGCTCCGAATCGCTGGCCGGGCAGCCCCTGCCCGAGGTCAACAAGGCGCTGATCGAGGACGCGCCACGGGTGGTGCGCCTGACCATCTGGGGCGTGATCGCGTTCTTCCTGTTCCTGATCGTCTGGGCCAGCGTGGCGCCCATCGACGAGGTGACGCGCGGCGAGGGCAAGGCGATCCCGTCGTCCAAGGTGCAGAAAATCCAGAACCTCGAGGGCGGTATCGTCGCCGAGATCTTCGCCAAGGAAGGGGAGGTCGTCGAAGTCGGCCAGCCATTGCTGCGCCTGGACGAAACCCGCTTCGCCTCCAACGTCGACGAGACCGAGGCCTCGCGCCTGGCCATGGCCCTGCGCGTACAGCGCCTGAACGCCGAGGTCGAGGACAAGCCGCTGCAGATCGACGAGGAGCTGCGCAAGGCCGCGCCGAGCCAGGCGGCCAACGAACAGTCGCTGTACCTGAGCCGACGCCAGCAGTTGCAGGACGAGATCGGTGGCCTGCAACAGCAGTTGGTGCAGAAGCAGCAGGAGCTGCGCGAGTTCAACTCCAAGCGTGCCCAGTACGCCAACAGCCTGCAGCTACTGCGCCAGGAAATCGCCATGTCCGAACCGCTGGTGGCCCAGGGCGCGATTTCCCAGGTCGAAGTGCTGCGCCTGCGCCGCGCCGAGGTCGAGAACCGTGGCCAGATGGACTCCACCGCCCTGGCCATTCCCCGTGCCGAGGCGGCGATCAAGGAAGTCCAGAGCAAGATCGAAGAGACTCGCGGCAAGTTCCGCAGCGAGGCGCTGACCCAGCTCAACGAAGCCCGGACCGAGTTGAACAAGGCCACCGCCACCAGCAAGGCACTGGACGACCGGGTGCACCGCACCATGGTTACCTCGCCGGTGCGCGGCATCGTCAAGCAGTTGCTGGTCAACACCATCGGCGGGGTGATCCAGCCGGGCAGCGACATCATCGAGATCGTGCCGTTGGACGACACCCTGGTGGTGGAGGCGAAGATCCTGCCCAAGGACATCGCCTTCCTGCACCCAGGCCAGGAAGCCACGGTCAAGTTCACCGCCTACGACTACACCATCTATGGCGGGCTCAAGGCCAAGCTTGAGCAGATCGGTGCCGACACCATCACCGACGAAGACAAGAAGACCACCTACTACGTGATCAAGCTGCGCACCGAGAAGAGCCACCTGGGCACTGAGGAGAAGCCGCTGCTGATCATCCCGGGGATGGTTGCCACGGTGGACATCATGACCGGCAAGAAGACCATCATGAGTTACCTGCTCAAGCCGATCATCAAGGCCCGTAGCGAGGCGCTGCGCGAGCGCTGATTGGCGATCACGTTGCTCTGTCGCCTGCTTCGCCAGCAAGCTGGCGCCTACGGCTTTGGGGGCTGCCAGGCCTTTATCCGTAGGCGCCAGCCTTGCTGGCGAACACCGGCACAGCCGGTGCCCTCCACCGCGCCACCTGCTTCGCCAGCAAGGCCGCGATCATTTCAGGTACTGCGCGG
The window above is part of the Pseudomonas muyukensis genome. Proteins encoded here:
- a CDS encoding type I secretion system permease/ATPase, whose protein sequence is MESEVSRVQLSHDPRSQHDDPLLDSLLTLCVLHQKPASRAMLTTGLPLPSQRLTAELLPRAAARAGLQGRLLQRKLEQIPSIAMPAMLLLKEGRCAVLLGWENDDTARLLLSESDGGEVLVTREALQGDYSGKVFFAQPQHKFDVNHGNLIPRARSWFRDTLLRSKWLYIDAIAASLVINLIALAAPLFVMNVYDRVVPNQATSTLWVLAVGIAGAYVFDLILKGLRSLCLDLAGKKTDLIISATLFERIVGMAMKYRPARVGSFAQNIHEFQGLRDFLASLTLTSLIDLPFTLLILMVIAIIGGHLVWIPILAFPLALGIGYALQKPLMSTMERTMALASERQSSLIETLAGLDAVKVNNAESERQYMWEQTLGTLSRLELRVKVLSGLAMNITALIQQLAGVAMICVGVYLIIDGNLSMGGLVACYMLSGRALGPLGSLNGLLARYQQAKVTMVATDQMMELPQERNFEERPLSRQVLQGAIEFRGVEFTYPNQQNQALKGINLSIRPGEKVGIIGRSGSGKSSLAKLIVGLYEPDNGSLLVDGVDIRQIDVSELRHNIGYVPQDIQLLAGTLRDNLVSGARYIEDELILQAAELAGVHEFARLHPDGYELQVGERGQNLSGGQRQNVALGRALLLNPQILLLDEPTSAMDNTGEERLKQRLAAVVEGKTVLLVTHRASLLSLVDRLIVIDRGQIVADGPKAAVMDALKKGQISVA
- a CDS encoding HlyD family type I secretion periplasmic adaptor subunit: MGRFKDSLRRYFKGSESLAGQPLPEVNKALIEDAPRVVRLTIWGVIAFFLFLIVWASVAPIDEVTRGEGKAIPSSKVQKIQNLEGGIVAEIFAKEGEVVEVGQPLLRLDETRFASNVDETEASRLAMALRVQRLNAEVEDKPLQIDEELRKAAPSQAANEQSLYLSRRQQLQDEIGGLQQQLVQKQQELREFNSKRAQYANSLQLLRQEIAMSEPLVAQGAISQVEVLRLRRAEVENRGQMDSTALAIPRAEAAIKEVQSKIEETRGKFRSEALTQLNEARTELNKATATSKALDDRVHRTMVTSPVRGIVKQLLVNTIGGVIQPGSDIIEIVPLDDTLVVEAKILPKDIAFLHPGQEATVKFTAYDYTIYGGLKAKLEQIGADTITDEDKKTTYYVIKLRTEKSHLGTEEKPLLIIPGMVATVDIMTGKKTIMSYLLKPIIKARSEALRER